One Trachemys scripta elegans isolate TJP31775 chromosome 4, CAS_Tse_1.0, whole genome shotgun sequence genomic region harbors:
- the LOC117876488 gene encoding astacin-like metalloendopeptidase, which produces MDLKIQLALFASHFYFSVSFPIQVNTEQSYEGVAFPESEEESIFSLILKSNKGSKTRLYEGDITPKRHRNAIVCPFNWCFWPKSSNGLVIIPYVISSSYTHEEKALIVGAIQEYETLTCIHFVDRTTETDYIYISPKDGCWSYFGKVGGSQVVSVHKGGCMRKGIIQHELNHALGMLHEQNRNDRDKYVVIAWQYISPGDFYHFKPTRANNLGLKYDYSSVMHYHRFAFSNTSGKATITPFPDSTVPIGQRFGLSNLDVAKINKLYECEIHSTLLSNLTGSFSSTIYRSSYPKNTNSVWLIRIPANKIFLQFNSLYIQSSSDCASNHILVYDGGSRRDTVFLNKLCRPKQLPAVVSSGNMMLVELVSDGTKLPKFKASYSSVQCGKTFTAMNGTFESPLYPSHYPPLTDCAWIMIAPEGSKISLTILSFLLEDSFQCQHDYLVIYDGGTTTAHSEGKYCANDIVPGFISSGNSVLVQFHSDYFLQYLGFQAEYSFSKYEGSKECSVI; this is translated from the exons ATGGACTTGAAAATTCAACTAGCCCTTTTTGCATCTcacttttatttcagtgtaagCTTCCCTATCCAG GTGAACACTGAACAAAGCTATGAAG GAGTTGCCTTCCCAGAGAGTGAGGAAGAATccatttttagtttaattttaaaatccaataaag GCAGCAAAACCCGTTTATATGAAGGTGACATTACCCCAAAAAGACATCGCAATGCCATAGTCTGTCCATTTAACTGGTGCTTTTGGCCCAAATCATCTAATGGACTCGTCATCATCCCCTATGTCATCTCCTCTTCCTACA CTCATGAGGAGAAAGCTCTGATTGTTGGTGCCATCCAAGAATACGAGACCTTGACTTGTATTCACTTTGTAGACCGCACAACGGAAactgactatatatatatttctcctAAGGATGG CTGCTGGTCTTACTTTGGAAAGGTTGGGGGCTCCCAGGTGGTGTCAGTGCACAAAGGGGGTTGCATGAGAAAAGGAATCATTCAGCATGAACTAAACCATGCACTGGGGATGctgcatgaacagaacaggaacgACAGGGACAAATATGTAGTGATTGCATGGCAGTACATTAGTCCAG GTGATTTTTATCACTTTAAGCCAACCAGAGCCAATAACCTGGGCCTCAAGTATGACTATTCCTCCGTGATGCACTATCACAG ATTTGCTTTCTCCAATACATCTGGAAAGGCAACCATTACACCATTCCCTGATAGCACAGTGCCCATTGGACAGAGGTTTGGACTGAGTAACCTAGATGTGGCCAAAATCAATAAGTTATATGAATGTG agaTCCATAGTACTTTGCTCTCTAATTTGACTGGAAGTTTTTCCTCTACTATCTACCGGTCATCATACCCAAAGAATACCAACTCTGTATGGCTGATTCGTATCCCAGCAAACAAA ATTTTCCTGCAGTTTAATTCCTTATATATCCAGTCCTCCTCAGACTGTGCTTCCAACCATATTCTGGTTTACGATGGAGGCAGCAGGAGAGACACTGTTTTTCTGAACAAATTGTGTCGACCAAAGCAGCTCCCCGCAGTAGTGTCTTCTGGGAACATGATGCTTGTGGAGTTGGTCAGTGATGGCACCAAATTGCCCAAATTTAAGGCTTCTTACAGTTCTG TGCAATGTGGCAAGACTTTTACTGCCATGAATGGGACATTTGAGTCTCCACTGTATCCTTCTCATTATCCTCCGCTAACAGACTGTGCCTGGATAATGATAGCACCAGAAGGATCCAAG ATATCATTGACTATATTGTCCTTCCTTCTGGAGGATTCGTTTCAATGCCAACATGACTACCTGGTTATTTACGATGGAGGTACAACCACAGCCCATTCTGAGGGTAAATACTGTGCGAATGACATAGTTCCAGGCTTCATCTCCTCTGGAAACTCAGTGCTTGTCCAGTTCCACAGTGACTACTTCCTGCAGTATCTTGGATTCCAGGCTGAATACTCATTCAGTAAGTATGAAGGCAGTAAGGAATGCAGTGTAATCTAG